AATTAGGAATGGATCCTGTATTTTCACCACTTGAGCTTTCATGCAGATCAGCATATCTTACTGCTGAATTAGCTTGTTAGTGATGAAtggaatgctaatgctaatttaatTGTAAGAATGACTATTGGCTTGCTTAACACTAAAAAGCCCCTTATTTAAATTACCTAAATGCTACTCATGCTTACAAAATGCTAATTGCTACAGTTAGAGTTATTGCATGGACCTCCTATACCTCAGGAGGACATCCTATTCCTCTATTATCAGCAGCACAGGTTCAGATGTAGAGCTTCTACCCTGAGGTGTTGGTTGCAAGTCCAGCAATAGTgtatgctttttaattttttaaaattattattgttcttttcAGCTGTGGCATGACACTGCAAAACTGTCAGCATGATTacaggaatattttttttgtttgttttgtgcaaaatgtcatccttaaataccttgctcaggcacattaattgctgcttgcaactatattcatttttatttatcttcatAGTTTTCGAGAGACTAGCTGGTATATGTCCTGATACAGCAATAATAGTGTTATTTTAGTCATTCTAGCTTAGTGTGGGCACAGTTTTTGCCAGGAGGCCACATTAGTGCAACTCATTCATCAACTCACCTGCCACAAACGAACATGCCACATTTCAATTTAGAATTGTTGTCTGCTCGAAATAAGGTTTTTAATgaagaataaacaaatgaagaTTTAAGCCGTCTGCCTCCCACCTCTGTAGCTAGTCTCATTAAGGGCACAGAGCCACTCACGTGACTACTGCCATTGAAGGGGCTGGTGAAATGCTGCCATATGTAGTTGTGGAATTTTACTGTGAGTTCGACTGAAATGACCAATATTTGCTATTTTGTCGTTGATggtttgtatatatataaatataaacttaTTTTGAGCCAGAAATTTAGCCTGCAAGCTGCGCAATGATGACCATTGTTGTAGaatattcatttgaatattaaaatgttgaTGCACTGTTAAAATGGCTTCCTTTCATCCTTATTaaatctctctctatctctctctctctctttctctctctctctctctctcgcacacgcgTGTGGACATTCTCTTTTCTGCTTCTCCAGTCTCAGCTGTCTCACTCAGCGCCCCCTGGTGATGAGTCCATGAACAAAGCGAAGCAGAGCCGCAGTGAGAAGAAAGCACGGAAGGTAAGAACCAGCTAGCCGAACCCAGAGAGATTCAGCAGACTGGGTTAATCCAGCGTAGACCTTAAACCAACAGTTACGGattcaatgaaaatgtacaaagtaAAATCTGAgattattattgtgtttattattaattgtgTGAAGCCAGTCTCAACTGGTTCATTGCAACAGCCGGTATCATCTTAAAACCAGTTAAGCTGTGTCTCAGGCCCAGTCTAATAGGCACCTCAGTAGCACAAAGCCACTGTCTCCCTATTTAATTTAtgttgctattttttaaaaacaaaatgcagaccTGACAGCCTTTATGtatactgtgtactgtgtatgCATTTTGAGGTCATCTTACACAACtttatttatgtagcacttttcatacaatgGTCTGCAgtacaaagtgcttcacagaagaGCATAATCATTTAACATTATCACTTAATATAGACCATTTCAATTTTGCATGGAAATAAATTGTGCTGTTATTCAAATTTCATCCAGtgttctttaataaatattttaacccCAACAATATAATTGTATTAACTATTTTTTAATATCCAATTCTATCGTTTATCTTGAAATACAGACATGGCTAATGGGTGTCAGATGAAGGACCAGTGTAgttgtttaaaatgttgaaaaaatttCATTCAGTGTCTATTGAATATTTCATATAGTGAATGAATATTATCTTGGATGGGAAAGACGGGTACAGTTTTTCTGAtgcatgtgttcgtgtgtgtgcatgtgtgcttgtgtgtgtgtgtgtgtgtgcgtgtgtgcttacatctgtgtgtgtgtgtgtgtgtgtgtgtatgtgggtgtctGCTCCAGGCCATGTCCAAGCTAGGGTTGAGGCAGATCCAGGGAGTCACACGCATCACCATCCGCAAGTCCAAAAACATCCTATTCGTCATCACCCGACCCGACGTCTTCAAGAGCCCCGCCTCCGACATCTACATAGTGTTTGGAGAGGCCAAGGTGAGGCAGACTTCCACCGGCCTCACCagaaaacagaattatttttaagacTGCTCTGACAAACTACCCAGTCAACACTGTAAACCTAATTAGGGCCTGTTCCCCCTGTGTTTGGTACTAAGATATGTTATCAGGTTACACTACATAAATGCTGATACGGTTCTAAAAATGATTAAACTACACAAATTTTTCTGATACATTTTGTTATAGTAACAATGTTCACTTTGGCCATTTGGAAGAATTCTCATATAGCAATGCCGCTGTCCATAAAAATCTTGTTGAGCATCCAAATGAGCAAGTGAAAAGTTCACCATATGAAAAGTTGAACATGAAAAGCTTTAATGGTGAAGTACAATAgttcatttaaagaaaatggcaaTGCCAGTGGCCAGTGACATAAAATGACTCATATGATACAAACCGCAACTTTTCACACAAGTCACTACAGTACAGGAATCCAAGGCATTCTATCTTGTCTTATGCAAAGGTATGAAGGTGAAGAAGCCCTTGCCTGACAGATGTTAATATTAACTATGCAATAGCACTATGTGACAGGAGTACATGGCGAAAttgcaaaataacaataaactgtctctctctctcccttccctagATTGAAGACCTCTCCCAGCAGGTGCACAAGGCTGCAGCTGAGAAATTCAAGGTTCCCCTGGAGCCCTCACCCCTCATCCCTGAAAGCACCCCCAGCCTGAGCATCAAGGAGGAGagtgaggaagaagaggaggaggtatTTCCTCACTCTTACAATAATTAGGGCAAGCCATGGGCTCCAGAGATAGCCTCCTTGGAATGCCTAATTGTCACTCTAGGCCTGTAAATTGCTGCCATGTCCTCAGTTGTTAAGTCAGTTCAGGAGAgcgcacactcacccacacacagacacacacatacactcacacacacacacactcacacacacacacacacgcacacgtatacgcacacacactcacacacacacacacatatacgcacacgcacactcacacacacacacatatatgcacactcacccacacacagacacacacatacactcacacacacacacacacgcacacgcatacgcacacgcacacacacacaaacacacatacacacgcacacacacacaccactgcttCTTTTAACCCGGTTCACTATGTTCCTTTTAAACCACTAACCCTCTAAACTCATTGGAATTCTTGAATGAATGAGTTCAGCCAGATAATGATGAGTAAGATCAGATGCTGATGTTTCATAATTATGGCTTAAATCCTTGGCAGTGGTAGATCCCTGTGGTTACTGCAGTAGTGTGTCTCCATCTCgtatcctccctctctctgaccacaCCCCCTTTACTATGCGTGTCTCTGGATCAGGTTGATGAGGCTGGCCTGGAGCTCAGGGACATCGAGCTGGTCATGGCCCAGGCCAATGTGTCCAGGGGGAAGGCCGTCCGCGCTCTGCGGCACAACAAGAACGACATCGTCAACGCTATCATGGTGAGGAAGTGCGGACTAGACCCAGCCGCTTGGTCTTACCATGGGGTGCCGCGCCCGTCACCCATGTGTTTACAATGCATAACGTGATGGGTTTGGTCTCATCACAGGCGTGCTTTTGCATACTGTAGGCCGACATGAAACTAGTGCACCTTTGTAATTGCTCAAAAGTAATTCAGAGCATTATGGGATACACCATGATTTTCCACCTatgcttttattacattacattacattacattacatttatttggcagactcttttatccaaagcgacgtacaaaaagtgcatttcatggtcataggcAACTGCTAAaccacaggttcagtaaggtacaatacctattatgtacagctatttctagccaagaacacagtttagttcacacagtgaacactattcagacctaacctctgcaaagccaactaggcagaagaataagctacagtattaggacaaatacaaattaccaaaaagtgctgggatggggcaacatgtaacaagtgtcatgaaaaaagggggggggggatttatgaAAGGCTtgcacaggcacatacagacCAGAGGGAGGGTTTGGGAAAGGCATGGAGAGAGTGGGTTCAGCTGCCGCCTGTGCTAGTTTCAAACAGTAGGTCTCTCCACTGGTCTCTAATTGCTTCCTGTCCTCCctgtctcctcctgcaggagctgaccatgtgagaggagagaggcccCCCTGCCTGTCcgccgccccctcgcccccaccacCCATACACACTATAAACTCCACTGTATTGCTGCTATGTTGCATCCCCCCTGTACCTGCTAAATAAAACAGTCTGCTATAGCCATACACAGTCTATCGGGCGCCTTTCTTGACCCTTGTGCACTCCTTACCATTGTCAGGATGACCCAAGTGAATGAGGACTCTGGAACAGGTTCACGGCAGTCTAGACTCCACTTGTACTGTTTGTGTTCACTGAGCTATGAGTTACTATCGGACTGATTTGTTGAATGGTATGCAGCAAGGCTACTGCTATGTTAACGGCTTGAGTGTTTGCACAGGACCGTTTCCAGGCTTagttcaactctaacagagtacacaaGAGTCCAACTGGGACTGTATGTACACTGTAAGGGTTGATTTGACACAGAACAATTTATTGTCACCACACCCCTGCTTGGTAGATTTTTTAGTGTTTAACTTTGTTACACATCACATGTAAAGCAACTGAGGTGCAGCTGAGGTGACTTGCTGTACTTTTCTGGAGTCGGTGTAATGCAGTACTGACACTTGAGTTTCAGAACTGCAAATTGTGGCCAGTTATTATTAACTCTTAATAAAGGCAACAAAAACAGTTCAATCCCAAGTGCTCTGATATTGAAATGTCTTCATAGCATCTTCCAAATTACAGTCATTATAGAGACCTCATATAAGCTAAATTTAGCTAGCTGGTTTTTCTAGCAGAAAATCATAAAACTCCATATCAAAGATTGACTTCAGAGCGTTAGAGTAACTGAAAGTGAAACACTAACTGCTATTTAACTATTAAAGGGCCCTTTAGGTTAGTGAAGTAGAGAAGTAGATTATGACATAATCATCCTGaaccagtttttattttaaagaagtaaCAAGTATACCCATTCAAATGAGACTCATCCATTAGTAGACTCCTataaaaaaacgaaaatcaaataaaataatttaagttaTAACAAAATAGGTTTTAGACataaatcattatttaatgtaacacaATAATCTTTGATATAATCTGTGATTTTATAAATTTCATTGTCTTTCATGTAGCTAAAATGGTTTAATGGGAATGCCAAGAATATCATCATGCTATGGCAGTAGACATGAAAAGTTTATCATCCATAATTATAAGCCCCCTACTTTAgtgatttattacattttcttattGACTCCTTTTCACTGACATATGGAGAAAAGTTGTCAAACAAAACTTTTGCAAAGAATCTCTCCTCCCCCAAAAAGTTATTGAAAAAGTGTTTTACCTTAAGCAATTCTTGCCAGAAGGGGGCAGCCTTGCTCCATATCtgatatgttttttgttttttttttgttttttttttgctttagtgAAGAAGTCCCTCACCCTAGTTCTGGAAAGCAGCAGGGTCTGTTGATTGTCAATGGTGCTTACTACTATCCATTTAAGGAAATGATTACACAGTtaagaaaaaacaattcagaTCCCAGATTCCTGGCCCGAAACTGATTGCTGATTGGTCCAGGTAGATACTAGCAGACTCTGCAACTCTGCAGGACTAGGTTTGCAAACCCCAGCTTTGGTATTGGAAATGTTATATGAATGGGTTGCGTTGGAGGAAATTGCCAAGTTAGAACATAAGACCGCCTTAAAGTCAATTATAAACAATTGTCTGTTTTATTATACAAatcattttatgatttaaaaaatgtaaaaaaaaaaaatgtaaaaattaaaaataaaacacagtgacCACTGTTGAAATACAAAACCTCCTCATACAAAATCTATAAAGTGGTTCATTTAAACTTAGTACAAGTACATGCCAATGATCATCACAAAAGTGGAATTATAGTAGTTACATTAATACTTGATTACATGGCACACACAGAGAACTAGTTTATAAGTGACTAAATGgttaacaaataaaatcatgGTTTTCTGCTGTCACAAATGAATCAATTTGAGTAATGTGATAATCATTGATGCCTTTTCAGTATTTAGACATCCATTGCTGAATTCTTTATCTCGTGTACATCATGAAAAAGACGGTGTCTGCTAATTGTTCCAGAGCCTAGTCAATTTGTCATCTGGGACACAGTGTGTAAATTTATGGAAGTACATTTACTGGAATATGTGACAACCTTTTATTCAACAGTTTAGGGTACCATCAAAACAGGGTTAGTATTACACTTTTTATTCTTCAGTGATTAAAATTATCCTTTGACAATGACCGGAGAACTGTAAACTACACAAATGAGGGCTTGTAAGAAAATCCCTTACATCACACTGTAAACCGAGCATTAACCTTACTAACAACTAGTTAAAGAATATGAATAATACTGCTCCTATCAATACCACTCAGTTGGTAATTCAGGCAACGTGGCTCAACAGCACAATTTATGTATATAGGTGATTTTATTTCACCTCATTAAGTTCAAGTAAAATGACTTATTCCCATCAACCactgaattcatttttcatttaggtCATAATAGGCTAAGTTCAAGAAACATGTCTGGCCAATTAGATGCTCTGTCCCTGGCAGATATCTAAACTTTGCTCTTCCAACTGCAGTCTCATTTAGCCAATGGCAAAAGGAGGGCTAGCCAGAGAATGACAACGGCAAAGACTTGCTTAATGTCTTGGCCCCCTATTATAGTGGATGCTCCCAGGTAATTAGCTCTGCATAGTCAGCCATCATTTCTCAACCACTTGACACCTTACAATTATTAAAGGATCCTCACAGTCTTTGCACTGGTGACCAATTAACTAAAACTGTAATAAGGACTGTTTTGCCCATTGGTAGTGCAGGTTTtccattaaattaataattaaaattaattctaaTGGCAAAAGATACACATTTGGTGTGCATTGATttacattaaacaaaacatcaatgaggaacaatgatggaaataGCCTACAGTTTTATTCAAGATCAGTTAGTATTCAAAAAGTTTAGGCTGTGGAAGGAAAGCCTGCTGACATCACACTGAAGTGATTGATTAAAGTGAGTGACATTTGTTCTGGTCCAACCGAAGCCCTGCCCTTGCTCCTAAATCACTTCCGGGGCGGGAGCACGTTGGCCTCGAAGTGGCCTTGGTTGGTAATGTTGCCTGCAGGAAAGTAGCGCGCCACCACGAATGTGGAGCCGTCAGTGGCGGTGGCCTTCCCCACTCCCAGCTTCTTCGTGTTTTTCCACACCATGGCTGTGAAGTGCCCTTTGGAGGATAGAGGAACAAGTACATACCATTAATATCAATGAGAATACAGGATGCATGGGAAGGGCATAAAGAAAGGGAGAGGCCAACAGCCAACTGATGAAAGCAGAGGGGCTAAAGAGAGAGGATCAAGTGTTAATCAGGAAACAAGTgaggagtcagagagagggtggagccAGTGAATCATTATACTTAAGAAGGATGTAGAGAGGGTGTAGGGAGGGTGAGTATGCCAGATTTTTAGATGCAAAGCACCTTATGGACTTGgcttctatctatctatctatctatctaattTGCTAACTAgataactcactcactcactcatgcttAGCCCGGCTGAAGATTTTCTACAAGGAGGACCTATTAGTAGGCAAAGTATCGGGATGCTATGCATCAATGGCACTGTGTGTTCTTCCCTAGTTTCTTTCcgcaaaacaaaacatcattGCATACTTGGTACAAATCTGAGTCACGGGTCACCCCGCCCATATCGAAGCTCATCAAGTTGACTTGCCCATTGCTAGCGCCAAAGGGAGGACATGGGGGAGAGGCTAGAGACATAAAGGGATGAAGCCAGGGAAAGTCAGTCAGAATaaaagagaggggggcagagaggcagTAACGGCACAAGGGATGTTCGGAAAAAGGCAGCTCATCTGGAAATGCATTAAACTGGAGGCACAAGTTTTgtaggagagagaaaagaaatttCCATTACTGACACAGTTGTGCAATTAGAGCTCACTGAAGAAAACCAACTTAAGGTCATCATGAGGTTGTTTGTGAAAGTTCCTGTTCTTCACTGTCGGACAGCAACCATGTGCAGAGGGTGGAGGACGCAAACGCGTCCGGCTGATTCATTTAATAAGAATGgagaaacacagtaaagttCTCCTGAACTGGTTCACACTCATTCTCTCCATATCTGCTACAGATGAAAGTTCCTAGATTAAGGTTAGGAATGCTGACATCACAATAGGTATTACAACGCGTACACATggtatgtgtgagcatgtccTTCCTCCACAGCACACATCTCTTTAAGTGCCCTCATCTGGCCTTCTTAATTTGCAGTGTAATATATATGATGGCAGCAGGGTCAAACATTATCTATTTTCactttatctttatctttatctgCTTAATGTTGTGTCTGCCAGGTACCCACCTAATTGTAGCCAAGTCAGATGTCACATCTGCACAGTAAAACGTCCAGTGTCATTTCAACACTAACAGTGTTCATTTAactctaacagataacatttggtgaCTTGTGCCaggcaaaatggctgctctaCCCAGAAATAAACTTACGAAAGAAATGACATGTCAAGCATATCTTAATGGATGTTGGGGGGAAATCAGTTGAGGTTACAGTAAAGGTGTTTTCACATGCCTTAAAATGAGAGTTGTCTGCCCAGCAGCAACTTGTCAGTAAGAAATATAATGAATAACTTTCagtttattaatacattttcataaaggttttctaaaatgttttttttttatataatcaaattttttttgccCTTGTCAAATATGGTATCTCCCATCAGTAACTCGTTACTGTTCTCTAATTACTTTTGTAGCAGTGCAATAACTTCAGAAttcacatttaatcatttttattatgaaacTTATTGAGTTATGTTCATTTATAACAGAGAGATTATTTTTAGATTGATTAGACTGATTTTAAATGAGTTGTTCTTATGCCTGGTTCAGGTCAAAAATATGACAGTAGATGGAAAGAACAAGTTTTCTGCACAAAAGTTGGTAGGAGAGGTAGAAGAGTGCACTGCCTACATCAGAACAGGTtggcaaaataaatttttgaGTTGGTTGTGGAgatatgctttttatttaacagtCACTGTTTAGAAATATGACATGAATTGACATTTTACCATAGAGTGAAATCACTGTCACAGTGGACACACATATGATGGAAAGAGTTGGTTCATTCACAGGAAAGTCTTATTCAATTTGTGTACGAATTCCAATTTATGAGTAATGAACTCAAGTAATTCAGTGAGTCCATCATCAAATGTGATTAATTGAAGAAGGTAAATGATAATCGTCATGCAGAAGTACTGTATGCTAGGTGAACTAAAGCAGGAACAATAATAAGTAAAGTTGGAATGTTTGTATATGCTTTGCAGGATGGCTATCCCCAACTCCCAGCTCACTCTATGTAACCTCCTTTCCCAGGAGCAGTGATCACTGTATGTGAGCTAATTGTCTGCCCATCAAAGTgtgctgttttaaaatacaatttccaAACTAAGATACAAGAGTAAATAAAGACATCTGATCTAATGTTATtgaatttattcattcttttttctctttctttccttggattttattttgtttaatgttattGGTATAGCTGTGCAAAATTGTCTGTCTGATCGTaccttgtttttttacaatgcaaattgttgtttgttcGGTTAATGTTGCACTTAGTGGTGATAAATGGGTCTCCTGGTGTTAccgcatttttgtattcctgtgaGTAacgctgatgttctccactactgtttgtctctctggatgagagcgtctgctgaaatggctgtaatgtaatgtcatttaaattatCTGTCAAGCCTTAACTTCACATTCATCAAAAGGTTGTGCCACAGCTTCGACACACCGTCTCCAAAACCATTCCGAAAACTGATCTCTGTACAAAAATGCCGGtgtctcccctctcccctttcaGTGCTGCGAAACAGCCCAAACTGTGAATCAGAGTAGCTCATGGATTTCCTGTCATCGTCTCCTAGCTGGAGTTCCTCTCCAAAGTAAACTGCACAACCGCAGAGCAATAACAGAGGGAGTGCTCAGGGTTGGTGGGGGACAGCAGACCGTTGCTAGGGCTGAGGGTAGTACTGCACTCTACTGAAAATAAGTCAAAACCACCTAGCCTTCCGCTGAActgtggaggaggagacagggaggTGTACAGCAAGGCAGTCAAGAGGGGTGATTCACACAGCCCATAAAACAAGAGCAGAGGGAATTTAGGGAAAGAAGCCATGCTCAGAGAGAAGGAATTTTCCAGAACAGTACAATGAAGACCGACAAATTCTCCCATCACATTCTACACAGGATTTACCACCCCCTAACTTTTCCTGAGATGACTGTAGGGATGATGCCATGACCTGCTCTCAGCTAAGACAAAAACCTCAGGGACAGAGCAGGGTGCATTAAATACAGAAGAAGCTTTTAGCACACAATAGCCACCCCCTTTCTTACAGCCATGTGCACAGTGATGTGGGTGAAACCAGACATTTTGGCACGTGCCTTTGTCCAAGGGAACATGCAGAAGTCAGTGTTGCGAAAGAAAGGGGAATTACATAGGGAAAGAGTTGGTTTCAGATGTACATGACATGTGCACAGGATGACCAATGTGATGGACCATCATGCAACTCTCACCTGTGCCAGTGGAAAAACCAGGGCGGTTAAAATTGTAGTTCTTCACCTCGCTGTACCACCGGTCAGCAACATCTTTGCCTGTACAGTAGAAAAGATTTTAGCACATGTCACTATCTAGATAGTTTCAACACCTGTGTTCACAGGGATTCAGTTTTGTGCAGAACATGCGCACGACCCCTGATCACAGTCGCATCTGGATTAACTGATAGTGAGCACAGGAATGATGTAAGCTTATTCAGTTTTATAAAGATCAACAAATAAGCAAAGGATCTGTGACAAACCAATCCTTCTAAACACAAAAGCTGTGGTACAGAACTAGAGGTAAGCAATTCAGTACTTTGGCTGGGCTGTAACCTGAAACATGTTAagctaaaataaacacacttttTCTAATGCAGAACCAGTTGGTTCCCACCTACAGTTCCCACCCATGCTATAGAAGTCATCAATTGATGGGTCAGTAACTGGGTCAGTttccgctgtttttttttttttttcacataatgGCTGTGATTAGATTTGGATTGAGTAGGCTGTTCCTAGATTGGATTTTGAGTGCTGGTACATACCTGGCTGGTCGTAAGATGCCCATGCCAGATTTTCCccacagctccccctgctggactCAGTGCTGTGCTTCAGGATTCTGGTGCTGGCCAAACTCTCTGCATACCTGGAACACACTTGACCATTCAAAACCCACACCTTCCTGCCCTCACACCATCACAGTAAGAGCCATAACCGCTTCTGGCCCAGTGGCTCAGTGAGTCGTTGGGGTTGCAGTTGGGCTCACCGTGTAGCATCCCGGCTCAGCTTGCTGCTCAGTTTGAGGGCTGGGGCCTGGTGCTGTCTCCTGTACTCATTGTGGCTTCTCAGAACCTCTTCTGAAAACTGCTTGGAGGctggaggggaaagggggaggagcatATATAGGCAAACTGCTTGGAGAAAAGGGCAGAGCCAGAGCTCTGAGTTACTGAAGGATGCTGGGATGCATCATCTATCACAACATCAAAATTTTAACATACTATTTTAAATCTCATTTCAGTGATGTACACAGGTTACGTCCAACAAGCAATTGACTTGACAGACGACATAcctacatccacacacacacacacacacacacacacacatggacacacgcatgcacgcacgcacgcacgcacacacacacacattcaccactAAAAggagttttaatttaattttttctctcAATCAATAATTATCATCCATGACTAACCTTGAGTGACTTTCACCACCATATTAGCACCAAAATCACCTTATTAGTTAGATAGGAGATTGAACTTTGCCCCAAATGGTCTATTCACTGCAGGCGCAATTTATCTAACCTGATCTACCCACCCTTatccacacctcaggaattcactgtcacaggtggactatggaactgccagtcagctgtccagaaagctgacttcattactgcctttgccaagacgaagtctcttgacttcctggctctcacagAAACTTGGATCACTCCTGAcaacaccgccaccccagctgcactgtctgtgggatactccttctcgcacacccccagggcctctggccgaggcgggggtaccggtttgctcatttccttgtcctggaagttctgtgtcctccccagtcctaaccctacttcctcctcctttgaatttcatgcAATTACAGTAACTCATCCCTCAAAATTTCAtattattgttctgtaccgtCCTCCTGGTCCACTCGGCTCTTtcctggacgagctggacactctcctgagctccctccatgaggatggcactcctgctattctactgggagacttcatcctcccaccagagacctcccaactgtccagggttgcctcactcctccagtctttcgccctatccctgtcctcttcccccccccacacacaaggctggtaaccaactagaccttgtattcaccagaagctgctccattccccaacttaccctccatgtctcagaccacttctttctttctttctccctctcctatttactcccccCCAATTCATCCaacagctcacccacagtaactttcaggagaaaagcagcacgctcctcacccccatgcccatggctgactgagtcactacgcttcagcagaacatcactgcgggctgcagagaggaagtggaggaaatcccaatcctctgatgacctgaccgcatatcATACCTTGCTGgcgactttcacatctgccctcaaGTCAGCTAAAGCCTCATTTTTCCAatctaagatcagtgcatgtgtctctaatccac
This window of the Anguilla anguilla isolate fAngAng1 chromosome 1, fAngAng1.pri, whole genome shotgun sequence genome carries:
- the glipr2l gene encoding GLI pathogenesis-related 2, like; protein product: MGKSASKQFSEEVLRSHNEYRRQHQAPALKLSSKLSRDATRYAESLASTRILKHSTESSRGSCGENLAWASYDQPGKDVADRWYSEVKNYNFNRPGFSTGTGHFTAMVWKNTKKLGVGKATATDGSTFVVARYFPAGNITNQGHFEANVLPPRK